Proteins from a genomic interval of Quercus robur chromosome 9, dhQueRobu3.1, whole genome shotgun sequence:
- the LOC126699742 gene encoding disease resistance protein RPM1-like, translated as MDGEPHLTVISIVGMGGSGKTTLAANTYNNDDVKKHFDCCAWITISQAYELEDVLRTLIKEFHESRKETNPADLYSMNYRLLVKTLVNYLEKKRYLLVLDDVWDTNLLDEIKVSLRDSCLGSRIILTTRKEDDVACHQMGGKHHIHNIELLLMEEAWELFCKKAFSSSPNGSCPPELKSFAQELVGKCRGLPLAISALGSLMYSKNTSQWNEIYSSLNWSLSNNPELEAVKTILLLSFNDLPYQLKHCFLYCSLFPEDHKIRRKRLIKLWMAEGFVEKVEGSTLEEVADSYLVKLTFKNMLQVVERNQFGRPHRCKMHDLLRELALSISVKEKFGAVHGEGEEMKECKVRRISVHKTDGELKSFVGISKLRSFLIFNKSLKTLPPGSKMLSVLDLEDVPMDELPDEIFKLFNLTYLI; from the coding sequence ATGGATGGAGAACCACATCTGACTGTCATTTCGATAGTTGGGATGGGAGGTTCAGGCAAGACCACACTAGCTGCCAACACCTACAATAATGATGATGTAAAGAAACATTTCGACTGTTGTGCATGGATCACAATTTCCCAAGCATATGAATTAGAAGACGTATTGAGGACCTTGATTAAGGAATTCCATGAGTCAAGGAAGGAAACAAATCCAGCAGACTTGTATTCCATGAACTACAGACTATTAGTGAAAACACTGGTGAATTATTTAGAGAAGAAAAGGTATCTACTTGTCCTAGATGATGTTTGGGACACAAACCTCTTGGATGAAATAAAGGTATCACTTCGAGATAGTTGTCTTGGGAGTAGAATCATCCTTACAACTCGAAAAGAAGATGATGTAGCTTGCCATCAAATGGGAGGTAAGCATCACATTCATAATATTGAATTGTTGCTAATGGAAGAGGCTTGGGAACTCTTTTGCAAGAAAGCGTTCTCAAGCAGTCCTAATGGAAGTTGTCCACCGGAGCTTAAATCTTTTGCTCAGGAACTTGTAGGAAAATGTAGAGGCCTACCTCTTGCAATTTCGGCTTTGGGCAGTCTTATGTACTCCAAGAATACGTCTCAATGGAATGAAATTTATAGCAGCTTGAATTGGAGTCTAAGTAACAATCCTGAGCTAGAAGCAGTGAAGACCATTTTGTTGCTTAGTTTCAATGATTTACCATATCAATTGAAGCATTGTTTCTTATATTGCTCCCTTTTCCCAGAAGATCATAAGATTCGAAGAAAAAGGCTCATTAAGCTATGGATGGCAGAAGGATTTGTAGAAAAAGTTGAAGGGTCCACTCTAGAAGAAGTAGCAGACAGCTATCTAGTAAAACTCACTTTCAAGAACATGCTTCAAGTTGTAGAGAGGAATCAATTTGGAAGGCCACATAGATGTAAAATGCATGATCTTTTGCGGGAGCTTGCTTTATCAATATCAGTCAAAGAAAAGTTTGGTGCTGTACATGGTGAAggagaagaaatgaaagaaTGCAAAGTACGCCGCATTTCAGTGCACAAAACCGATGGAGAACTCAAATCATTTGTGGGTATATCAAAGCTCcgttcttttcttatttttaacaaGTCATTGAAAACATTGCCTCCAGGGAGTAAAATGTTAAGTGTTCTAGATTTGGAGGATGTCCCCATGGATGAATTGCCTGATGaaatattcaaattattcaACTTAACatatctaatctaa